One Phycisphaerae bacterium RAS2 DNA window includes the following coding sequences:
- a CDS encoding putative Mg(2+) transport ATPase, with amino-acid sequence MWEQVRPWLGDVHSLLAPELVGPVVSFAAILCGGLTGFERQRAAKPAGFRTMILICLGSAVFTQASILLGGGPTHADRARVAAQVVTGIGFLGAGAIIRERGQVVGITTAAGIWATAAVGLILGTGYLALGFFFTLLIVGTLSAARALERVVEGPCRLCTLSLHLADNEARTRLQVESILEDHPFPIVPEYTKNADGKTIARIRYCTLHRDHHTWLDELLSSPAIARVEQSD; translated from the coding sequence ATGTGGGAACAAGTTCGACCCTGGCTGGGCGATGTCCACTCGCTGCTCGCGCCCGAACTGGTCGGCCCCGTCGTCAGTTTCGCCGCCATTCTCTGCGGCGGACTCACAGGGTTCGAACGTCAGCGCGCCGCCAAGCCTGCCGGCTTTCGCACGATGATTCTCATCTGCCTCGGTTCGGCCGTCTTCACGCAGGCATCCATTCTGCTCGGCGGCGGTCCAACCCACGCTGACCGCGCGCGAGTCGCGGCACAAGTAGTCACCGGCATCGGGTTTCTTGGCGCGGGTGCGATCATCCGCGAACGTGGACAGGTCGTCGGCATCACCACGGCGGCCGGCATCTGGGCGACCGCAGCCGTCGGGCTGATCCTCGGAACGGGTTACCTCGCACTCGGATTCTTTTTCACGCTTCTCATCGTTGGCACGCTCTCTGCGGCCCGCGCCCTGGAGCGCGTCGTCGAAGGGCCCTGCCGCCTTTGCACCCTGTCACTGCATCTTGCGGACAACGAAGCGCGAACGCGCCTGCAGGTCGAAAGCATTCTGGAAGACCACCCCTTCCCCATCGTTCCGGAGTACACGAAAAATGCAGACGGCAAGACCATCGCGCGAATCCGGTATTGCACGCTTCATCGAGACCATCACACGTGGCTGGATGAACTGCTTTCCTCCCCCGCGATTGCAAGGGTCGAGCAATCCGATTGA
- the folE gene encoding GTP cyclohydrolase 1 has translation MKADDARSRFDLDRIAAAVREILLAVGEDPNREGLRKTPQRVARMYAEMFEGLAADPRDHLKTFFEEKYDELVVLRDIPFHSMCEHHLLPFMGKAHIAYLPDGKVIGLSKMARVVDAFAHRPQVQERLTTQVAEILMQELGAKGVAVVIEAEHSCMTCRGVKKPGSVMVTSAVLGLCRTNASTRAEVMALLHK, from the coding sequence ATGAAAGCCGACGACGCTCGCTCGCGTTTTGACCTGGACCGCATCGCTGCCGCCGTGCGCGAGATTCTTCTGGCGGTCGGCGAAGACCCGAATCGCGAGGGGCTGCGAAAGACGCCGCAGCGCGTGGCACGGATGTACGCCGAGATGTTTGAGGGGCTGGCAGCCGACCCGCGCGACCACCTCAAGACATTCTTCGAGGAAAAGTACGACGAACTGGTCGTCCTGCGAGACATCCCCTTTCACTCGATGTGCGAGCACCACTTGCTGCCGTTCATGGGAAAGGCGCACATCGCCTACCTGCCCGACGGCAAGGTGATCGGGCTGTCCAAAATGGCCCGCGTGGTGGACGCCTTCGCCCATCGGCCGCAAGTGCAGGAGCGCCTGACGACGCAGGTCGCCGAGATTCTGATGCAGGAGCTTGGGGCCAAGGGCGTGGCCGTGGTGATTGAGGCGGAGCATTCGTGCATGACCTGCCGCGGCGTGAAGAAACCCGGCAGCGTGATGGTCACGTCGGCGGTGCTGGGGCTTTGTCGCACGAACGCCTCGACGCGAGCCGAAGTCATGGCACTGCTTCACAAGTAG
- the rnfD gene encoding Electron transport complex protein RnfD produces the protein MTTAAWLLPSAPATRSAPHRLSGSSIEDILRAWIFAAGFCAISGVVLFGIAAMRILAATVLTAIACELLWYGVSRRRSIGGVTHSALTGLLVALTLPATAPWYVGAVASAVAVILAKGLFVGEGRYLWQPALVGRVVAQFVFSSTFAMAGSTALWPVLAPGHLLTGRLSRAVPIDVATYGGWSGVGGSSPQDAWLMPVPVASLREFAEGRIAPDGDLLYEPLIRDRLPPWSDTVIGTVPGGLGETCTLAIIAAGLYLIYRGYLRWQLPVAMLAAAAAAAAVFPVESARAGNAYLWFPGLAVEGGRAVGPAYVLYHLTSGQLMLGAFLLAGDMIATPLRVRGQIAFAAGAGVLTIFMRLYGVLEGECYWAILIMNTVVPLIDRRTRRDVIGVEPMEN, from the coding sequence ATGACCACGGCCGCCTGGTTGCTACCGTCCGCACCCGCGACCCGTTCGGCGCCGCACCGGCTAAGCGGAAGCTCGATTGAAGACATTCTTCGCGCCTGGATCTTCGCCGCCGGGTTCTGCGCGATCAGCGGTGTTGTGTTGTTCGGCATCGCGGCGATGCGAATCCTTGCAGCGACCGTCCTGACGGCCATCGCCTGTGAACTTCTGTGGTACGGCGTCAGTCGAAGGCGCTCCATCGGCGGCGTGACTCACTCCGCCCTGACCGGTCTGCTCGTCGCGCTCACCCTTCCTGCAACGGCGCCCTGGTACGTCGGGGCAGTCGCTTCGGCAGTCGCCGTGATCCTCGCGAAGGGTTTGTTCGTCGGAGAGGGCCGGTACCTGTGGCAGCCCGCGCTCGTGGGTCGAGTTGTGGCGCAGTTTGTTTTCTCCTCCACCTTCGCCATGGCCGGCAGCACCGCGTTGTGGCCGGTCCTGGCGCCGGGCCACCTGCTCACCGGCCGGTTGTCGCGCGCCGTTCCGATCGACGTGGCGACATATGGCGGCTGGAGCGGAGTCGGAGGATCGTCGCCGCAGGATGCCTGGCTGATGCCCGTGCCTGTCGCGTCGCTTCGTGAGTTCGCCGAGGGGCGCATCGCGCCCGATGGCGATTTGCTTTACGAGCCGTTGATTCGCGATCGACTTCCCCCCTGGAGCGACACGGTCATTGGGACCGTCCCCGGCGGGCTTGGCGAGACCTGCACCCTGGCGATCATCGCCGCGGGGCTTTACCTCATTTATCGAGGCTACCTGCGCTGGCAACTGCCCGTCGCCATGCTCGCGGCGGCGGCGGCGGCGGCGGCCGTCTTTCCCGTCGAGAGTGCCCGGGCGGGCAACGCCTATTTGTGGTTTCCGGGGTTGGCCGTGGAGGGCGGACGCGCCGTCGGCCCGGCCTATGTGTTGTACCACCTCACGTCGGGGCAGCTCATGCTGGGGGCGTTTCTGCTCGCAGGTGACATGATTGCGACACCTCTGCGCGTGCGCGGGCAGATCGCCTTCGCAGCCGGAGCGGGCGTACTCACGATTTTCATGCGGCTTTACGGCGTGCTCGAGGGCGAGTGCTATTGGGCGATCCTGATCATGAACACCGTCGTGCCACTCATCGACCGCCGAACCCGGCGCGACGTCATCGGCGTGGAACCGATGGAGAATTGA
- the lpxA_2 gene encoding Acyl-[acyl-carrier-protein]--UDP-N-acetylglucosamine O-acyltransferase, producing the protein MPIHPTAIIDPKAQVAKSADIGPYVIIEGEVKIGENVHIYPHAFVSGWTEIGDRCVIHPGAVIGHLPQDFHFTGERSYCRIGAGTIVREFASIHRGTQPESWTIIGQDCFILGYAHIGHNCELGNGVKLYNGSAVAGHAIIGDNAIVSGHVLVHQFARIGEHTMIGGGSRVIKDIPPFMKVLGESMCVAHNGLGMRRSGKFSTDEINEVRTAYRVLFRSTQPFTMSIEEFAPTVRTAAGRRILDFLKSPSKLGIAGGRKAAAQRELDSGDGEA; encoded by the coding sequence ATGCCCATTCATCCGACGGCCATCATCGACCCCAAGGCGCAAGTCGCCAAGTCCGCCGACATCGGCCCCTACGTCATCATCGAAGGCGAGGTCAAGATCGGCGAGAATGTACACATCTATCCGCACGCATTCGTTTCCGGCTGGACCGAGATCGGCGATCGATGCGTGATTCATCCCGGCGCGGTGATCGGCCATCTTCCGCAGGATTTCCATTTCACGGGTGAGCGGTCGTATTGCCGGATCGGCGCGGGGACGATCGTGCGCGAATTCGCGTCCATCCACCGCGGCACGCAGCCCGAGTCGTGGACGATCATCGGGCAGGATTGCTTCATCCTCGGCTACGCGCACATCGGACACAATTGCGAACTTGGCAATGGCGTCAAGCTGTACAACGGGTCGGCCGTCGCCGGGCATGCCATCATCGGCGACAACGCGATCGTGAGCGGCCATGTCCTCGTGCATCAATTCGCGCGAATCGGCGAGCACACGATGATCGGCGGCGGCTCGCGCGTCATCAAGGACATCCCGCCCTTCATGAAAGTTCTGGGCGAGTCGATGTGCGTGGCGCACAACGGCCTCGGCATGCGTCGAAGCGGCAAGTTCTCGACCGACGAGATCAATGAGGTGCGCACCGCCTACCGCGTCCTGTTTCGGTCCACCCAACCGTTCACGATGTCGATTGAGGAGTTCGCGCCAACCGTCCGTACGGCAGCCGGGCGGCGCATTCTGGACTTCCTGAAAAGTCCGTCCAAGTTGGGAATCGCCGGCGGACGCAAGGCGGCTGCGCAGCGCGAGCTTGACAGCGGCGACGGAGAAGCATGA
- the rnfC gene encoding Electron transport complex protein RnfC encodes MSILQDILGPRKDFEGGLYLPDFKNVSAKRAIQRLPATAALHVPLCLRNDLPTTPIVAVGDRVLRGQALAIPQTPDGIPVYAPTSGRIEALGPVETVAHGAVPGMILLPDGRDETAQTDPAMRVDSFFGRLHDRGIVCAGSRSPAHIVLQQAIAAGVTDLIVNGMETEPYLTADLRTLVEEPGLLVDTTCEIADALGVVNVYMAVPYRHRRVVRRLTTEAAGRYVEIAALSDKYPQCHPTLLVKTMLDREIPTGGTALDMETLVLPLSTVRAIGHALWHDEPMTHVVMTVAGDAVDHSGTYRVAIGTPLRELAERVGMYRAVKSAVWGGPFTGLAITSDHAVVTADTTALLLFAEAEEEPTAPCVHCGWCVEDCPVGLSPTSLIDPGYARRSSTFGAEVNACIDCGLCTYVCPSKLPLAETIRTERVRLNQHRAGEGSKG; translated from the coding sequence ATGTCCATCCTGCAAGACATCCTCGGCCCACGAAAAGACTTCGAGGGTGGATTGTATTTGCCGGATTTCAAGAACGTCTCCGCAAAACGAGCGATTCAGAGACTCCCCGCGACCGCCGCGCTGCACGTACCGCTCTGCCTCCGAAACGACCTGCCGACGACACCGATCGTCGCGGTCGGCGATCGGGTCTTGCGCGGCCAGGCGCTGGCCATCCCGCAGACACCTGACGGCATCCCGGTGTACGCACCGACTTCGGGAAGAATTGAAGCCCTCGGGCCCGTGGAGACGGTCGCACACGGGGCGGTTCCGGGCATGATTCTTCTCCCGGACGGACGCGACGAAACAGCACAAACAGACCCCGCAATGCGAGTCGATTCGTTCTTTGGACGGCTTCACGATCGCGGCATCGTTTGCGCCGGATCGCGCAGCCCGGCGCACATCGTCCTGCAGCAAGCCATCGCCGCCGGGGTCACCGACCTCATCGTCAACGGCATGGAGACCGAACCGTATCTGACGGCCGATCTTCGTACGCTCGTCGAGGAACCAGGCCTGCTCGTTGACACCACCTGCGAAATCGCCGATGCCCTCGGCGTCGTGAACGTGTACATGGCCGTCCCTTATCGGCATCGGCGCGTCGTCCGACGATTGACCACTGAAGCGGCCGGCCGGTATGTCGAGATCGCGGCGCTAAGCGACAAGTACCCGCAGTGCCACCCCACGCTGTTGGTGAAGACCATGCTCGATCGCGAGATCCCGACCGGTGGTACCGCGCTGGACATGGAAACGCTCGTCCTGCCGCTGTCAACCGTTCGCGCGATCGGCCATGCACTCTGGCACGATGAACCGATGACCCATGTCGTCATGACGGTCGCGGGAGACGCCGTCGATCATTCAGGAACCTACCGCGTCGCGATCGGAACACCGCTTCGCGAGCTGGCCGAGCGAGTCGGCATGTATCGAGCCGTCAAATCCGCCGTCTGGGGAGGGCCCTTTACCGGGCTGGCGATCACCAGCGATCACGCGGTCGTGACGGCCGACACCACCGCGCTGCTGCTCTTCGCCGAGGCCGAAGAAGAGCCGACCGCTCCGTGCGTGCATTGCGGCTGGTGCGTCGAGGATTGCCCGGTGGGGCTATCGCCGACTTCGCTGATTGATCCGGGCTACGCGCGGCGTTCCTCGACCTTCGGTGCGGAAGTCAACGCGTGCATCGACTGCGGCCTGTGCACCTATGTCTGCCCGTCGAAGCTACCTCTTGCGGAAACGATCCGCACCGAGCGCGTGCGATTGAACCAGCACCGCGCCGGCGAGGGGTCAAAGGGATGA